GATGGCTCACACAAGCACAGGCAAAGAAAGGACTTTGAAAGAGTGGGACTTTGTTCTTACAGAAGCTGGCTTTGCTCGATATGAGGTTAGGGACATTGATGATGTCCAGTGTCTCATCATCGCGTATCGGTCTTAATGTTGATGATATGAAAGATTGCATCTCACATCTTTCCTTTggaaaaaaactcaataaattTGTGATTATTGGCTTAGCTTTGGTTTAACGTGAGAAATGATAACGACGTGTGAATAATCGACTTGTGTAAGAATAATTATGGCTTGTTTCAGTACCAGCCGTGttgttttgttatttgtatCTTCCATTCCACacgtttttttaaattaattatctcGTCGAGTGTACGAATTTGCACCTATaatttgcttttatttattgCTACAGCCATAGgctgtatatatatgatataatatatgatCTCTTATAAAATCTTACATTATATTGATTAAGTGGAAAAgtataatcataaaaaataaaaatacctatCAATCAAAATAATCTAAGGCTACAATCATATAAAAAAGTGGTCCAAAAACAAAGACCCAAATATTTACGTGGTTACGATGTCGGTGGGCGTTACAAGATAGGGGACACAAAGAAGCGGTCCGACTCCAACCCAAATCGTTGCAATTGCAAGCGTTAtaaagttttggtttggtttcaacTAGATTCagtctctcaagtctcaaccatATAAGCTTGCCTTAAACCAAATCACTTTTACTCTCCGTTCGATCATACTTTAAACGGGTTTCATCACCCTATTGTTGAttcacttaaaaaaatatatatatatcaacgaTCCATTAAATTCCATTAACGTTAATCATGTAATTATGTACATATGTGTATAGTAGAACTCATTCTGAATTAGGATTCTTTTGAGCGCGCGTGAGACATCCCCCTAAGTTTCCGAGACATTTGACAGCGACGCTGATATGTGTACGTTTGTTGACAAAGCTTGAGAATGCCTTGATGGCAACAATATTGGTATCAACTATTAAGAGGTGTTGCAACTGGTTTGCAACTGGTTTCAAGTATAATCTAATTAAGTTAACTTTTactcaaaataatttttgttaacaTAAAGTTTCATGTCATATACAACAAGACGGGATGTAGGATCAAAACGATAGactagaacaaaacaaatttattcagTAAGGGTTTGGATCCaaatttatccaaaaagaaaaacatgaataaTTTTTGATATGACACAATAACATAAAGTATAGAATCATGGGATCTCTAGAATCAATTGATAAATAGTTAAAAACCACTATGAGATATCACATAAATAAAGCAACCAATACTAATGTCCCCATATAGTCCTGAATCCTGATCCACTACTAAAAAAAAGTGGGGGATATTGCGCAGATCGTCATTATCaagatgttttgttttccttgaaaaaattgaagactttataaaaatatgtggAGAAATACGTTACACGTACGTGGTCTAATACGTAAAATGTGATTAAATTGAATGGGCGCAGTGGTTGGTGTTACACGATTGGGGAGACAAAGATTGCATAAAAGATATAattgaagaaatgaaaagaagcTGTCCCACCAAAGACCAAACGTTGGCAAAGTGTTGATAGTGGAGTGCGTGGtcggagaaaagaaaaataggatGATAatggaagaaagagatgagaagtAAACACGTGAAATTGCAGCTTGACATGGTGATGATGGTTCACTGAAAGCACaggcaaaaaaaagaaaaggacttTGAAAGAGTGCATGGAACTTTGTTCTTACTGAAGCTGGCTTTTGCTCGATATATGACTCATGTGGCTAGGGACATTGATGATGTTCAGAGTCTTATCTATTGATCAAGGAGGATATGATACCAATGCAATAAGGTCGAGTGTCCGTACGACTGTCCATACGAATGTCCGTACAAGTCACTACTAATGGGCTACGGTCCATGTAAAGCATATAAGAACAGAGGCCTTTGTGATATCAAGACATATTGGAGAataagaaggatctagaaggGTTCGGATATGCAGAGAATCTCAGGGAGGTCACATGTTATCTTGGTTAACGAGATGAACAAGTCAAACAATGAGCAGAAGTCACTCTCAACAAAGGCGTTCTGTAGAGCAACAACTCTTCATGTCCCTTTCTCTCTTAAATGTCTCTGTAACGGCTATATGCTAGAGTTACGCCTATATATGTCATGTAACACACATTTGGAAGAAATAATCTAAGTATTCTATTATTTGTGTTCATTCTCTTTCACTATTTCCGCAATTCTAACATTATCATCGCTTATCACTCTTAAAAGGATGATACCAAAGGTTGAACCCTAGCCAAGGAAAAAGCTAAACCAACATTGcctttgaataaataaaaaacgtcaataaatttgtgattaatTGGTTTAATTAGTGGTTCATCAGAAAACAAACAACTACGCGTGAATAAGCCTAAAAAAGTCGATGTcgttttatttgtatttttcacatatataattcaTTAATTTGATACAATAATTAGAAAACTCGAAAACAATGAACAAGCCCAAAAAAGTCCATTAGGACATAAGAATGAGGGGGGTGATTACACGCGTCAAGTTCTGATCGGATCCTAGAATCACCTCTCTCTTCCGGCGACGGGCTTTACACTTTACACTACCgcttcatctccttctctctctctctctctctctctctctctctctcctcgaAGTAGGAAATTTCACGGCGAGACAATTTGGAATCTTATCTCTTGACATATCTCCGTTGATTCTTTTTTTCAAGGAAGATGAGTGAGAGTGCGAAGAGGGTCCGATCAAAAATTAACGGAGTACATCACCCTGTTGTTGATTTCTGGCGACGAGAGGTCGGTGGTATCTCTTCCCGTAATTTCTCCAATCGCTTCTCCGCCTCTGAGGTTTGTTTATCGTTTATCTAATAGTCCCTACACTTCTGAATTCTCTTCAGTTCGaaagttttcaaatttgtgGAATTTTAGTACTGTTGTCCAATTGAATGAATCGTTACATGTTGAATCGTTATATTCTCACTTGTGTCTGTATATGTAGAATTTGGTTTTGCGTCTTGAGATATACAAGAAGCTAGAGAAGCACAAAGGTTGTGTGAACACCGTTAGCTTCAATGCTGAAGGAGATGTTCTGATTTCGGGTTCTGATGATTGGCGTGTCATTCTTTGGGATTGGCAACTTGGGAACGTTAAGCTTTCCTTCCATTCAGGACACGCTAATAACGTATTTCAAGCAAAGTTTATGCCTTTCTCTGATGATCGAACCATTGTCACCTGTGCTGCTGATGGAATGGTAATTTTCTgactaaatgttttttttttttatgttattgtaTCAAATTGGTTTAGCTTCTTGTTTCTAACTTCTTTCTAAGTTCATAGGTTCGGCGTGCTAACATTCTTGAGGGTGGGAAAGTGAAGACGTCTTTCTTAGGTTTGCATCAAGGAAGAGCTCATAAGCTATGTATTGAGCCAGGAAACCCTCATGTATTCTACACATGCGGTGAAGATGGATTAGTACAACGTGTGAGTTGTAGTAGCTGCATCACTCTTTTTTGGATTTCTACTTTAGAATCCTTATAATTCGATTTAAACTAATTGGATTCTTTTCCCATTTCAGTTTGATCTGAGGACTGAAGCCCCTACAGAACTTCTCACTTGCCAGTCAGTTGATCCTAAGAGGAGGAACATGGAAGCCATCCAGCTAAACACAATTGCGATTGACCCGAGAAATTCTAACCTCTTTGTTGTTGGGGGAATGAACGAGTACGCTCGTCTTTATGATATCCGTAGAATTCAGCGTGGCGGTTTAAACGGTTCAACCCATCCTGCTGATCACTTTTGCCCTCCACATCTTGTTGGCAACGAAGATGTTGGAATAACAGGTTTGGCTTTCTCAGAGCAAAGCGAGCTTCTTGTTTCATACAATGATGAGTTCATATATCTTTTCGCACCCGATATGGGATTAGGGTCTAACCCTATCCCAGCCTCCTCCAAGAGTAGTgtatcaaaatcagaatcaGCTTCTTCCCCAAAAGACGAGAACGAACAGTCAGTTCCTATGGTTTATAAGGGGCACAAGAACTCTGAGACGGTTAAGGGTGTGACTTTTTTTGGACCTCGGTCTGAATATGTGGTTAGTGGGTCAGACTGTGGGCGGATATTTACTTGGAGGAAAAAAACTGGGGAGCTAATCCGTGTTATGGAAGGAGATAGGGATGTAGTTAACTGTATTGAGCCTCATCCTCATATTCCTGTTCTTGCCAGTAGTGGAATTGAGAGTGACATCAAGGTGTGGACGTCAAAGGCAGCTGAAAGAGCTATATTACCTGAAAACATCGAACTGGTATGCTTTATTGTTGCATTGATTCACATTATGATTGTTTAGTTTATTCCCCTTCGTGctagtgtgtttttttaatgcatgtagAGGTGGCGGATCGTTATATTTTATCTGATGAGCTTATCTTTTTTGCtcgaaaatttaaaatttataacataacACCAAACTAATTTGGCTACTGCTGCTATGTTTGAAAAATATCCAGTTACCGAGTCGCTTTCGCTTTGGCATTCATCGGTTAATATCCTTTCTTAGCTCCCCTGAATATGAAGACAATTTATTTGGTTATGGAATGGATATTATTATTGATGAGAACGAGGGGGAAGATGAATCTATTGATGATGctgaggatgaggatgatgatgatgatgatgattcagattATAGTAGTGGACTTGATGAtaatgattctgatgatgacatggatagtgatgatgatgatatggatagtgatgatgaatgttttaatgaaattgATAACAATGGTGGTAGTGAGACAAATGTTGTTGATAGTGTTAGTGGCAGTcatcaagatgatgatgatgatgatgatgtttgaAATTTGTGTGTTCCAGCCCAAGCAAACACGCCTAGGGGATGGATGTACCGTGTATCTACACGGCGGGAACTATTGGCACAACTCTTCGCGATGCAAAGCCGAAGAAGCAGGAGTAGTccagagagagaaggagaaccATCCCGTGGAAGAGCACGTCTTAATCTTATCCGCACCTTCAATTATGAGAGCAGCGATGAGAATGCAACTGATGATGGCGATGGTAATAGCCATGAGGACTTCTTCTCTTAAAAACTACTTTGGAAAtgaatttgtaaatatatgtttcAGTCCCtttagaaaccaaacaaatgcactctttttttttttttgggttcttcaTTGTTAAATAAAGTTGCAACGTCATTAAAAATGGTTAATTTTctgataattcataattttattaaaaactctaaaactaggATTAATGTCGTCATCGTTAACTGGTTTTTACGAGCACCGAACATTTTCCCGCGAGAAAACGAAGATGCAAAAGACGACGATGTTGCCGACGAGAGACAAATTTGCTTGAATCTTCAATTTCTTCAGGAATTTGATGGCTGCGACTCTTCTATCTCGATGCAACCGTATCTACACTTACGAAGCGTGCAAGTGTGTTTCTTCCGAGAATCACCAGACAACGGGGAAGCAAAACGGGAATCGAAATCTCGAATTCGACTCGAGACTCTCGAAACCAACCCGGATGGTTCTTCGGAAACGATTCCAGCAGCTCAATGATCCTGCGCTCACTCGCGCTTTACGTGGGTTTGCTGATTCAGGTCTCATGGATGATGCACTCCAACTGTTCGATGGAATGAACAAAGCTGATGCTTTCGTTTGGAATGTGATGATTAGAGGTTACACTAGCTTTGGGTTTTACACTAAAGCGGTTCAATTCTATTGCAGAATGGTGTTTGCAGGAATCAAAGCTGATTCTTTTACTTATCCTTTCGTGATTAAGTCTGTTGCTGGGATTTTGTCGGCGGAAGATGGGAAGAAGATTCACGCGATGGTGATCAAGCTTGGGTTTGTTTCAGATGTTTACGTTTGTAATTCTCTTATATCAATGTACATGAAGCTTGGGTGTGCTTGGGATGCAGAGAAAGTGTTCAACGAAATGCCTGAGAGAGACATTGTTTCTTGGAATTCTCTGATTTCTGGATATCTTGCCCTTGATGATGGCGTTCGCTCGTTGATGCTGTTTAAAGAAATGCTGATATGTGGATTTAAACCGGATAGGTTCAGTATTATGAGCGCTTTAGGTGCTTGTTGTTCTTATGTGTATAGTCCAAAAATGGGGAAGGAGATACATTGCCATGCTCTTCGAAGTAGGATTGAAACCGGTGATGTTATGGTATTGACATCAGTTCTTGACATGTACAGTAAATACGGTGAAGTGAGTTGTGCAGAGAGGATATTTAACGGTATGAGTCAGAGGAACATCGTAGCTTGGAACGTTATGGTAGGGTGTTATGCTAGAAATGGACGAGTCATTgatgcttttctctgttttcagaAGATGTCAGAGCAAAATGGGTTGCAGCCAGATGTTATTACATTGATAAATCTGCTTCCTGCTTGTGGGATCTTGGAGGGTCGAACGATTCATGGGTATGCAATTAGGAGAGGCTTTCTTCCTCATTTAGTATTGGAAACTGCTCTGATTGACATGTATGGGGAATATGGGCAGTTAAAATCAGCTGAGGTTATATTTGATCGAATGGCTGAAAAGAATTTTGTCTCGTGGAACTCGATTATTGCTGCTTATGTGGAGAATGGGAAGAACTATTCAGCCTTGGAGCTATTCCAAGAGCTCTGGGATTCATCACTTGTACTTGATTCCACAACAATTGCTAGTATTCTACCAGCTTATGCAGAATGTTTATCTTTGAGTGAAGGTAGACAAATTCATGCTTATATTGTTAAGTCCAGATACGTGTCAAACACCATCATCCTGAATTCACTCATTCACATGTATGCCATGTGTGGTGACCTTGATGATGCAAGAAAATGTTTCAACCACGTCTTGGTAAAGGACGTTGTTTCATGGAATAGCATCATCATGGCTTATGCAGTACACGGTTTTGGGAGAATTTCGGTTTGCTTATTCTCAGAGATGATTGCTTCTAAAGTAAATCCAAACAAGAGCACTTTTGCTTCACTGCTAGCAGCATGTAGCGTTACTGGTATGGTTGATGAAGGATGGGAATATTTTGAGATGATGAAAAGAGAATACGGGATTGATCCTGGAATAGAGCATTATGGGTACATGATGGATCTCATTGGCCGTACAGGAAACTTCAACGCAGCCAAGAGATTCATCGAAGAAATGTCATTTGTGCCAACACCTCGGATTTGGGGGTCTTTGTTAAATGCAAGCAGAAACCACATGGACATAAACGTAGCTGAATTCGCTGCAGAACATTTATTTAAGATGGAACACGATAACACGGGATGTTATGTCTTGCTTTTGAACATGTATGCAGAAGCTGGAAGATGGGAAGATGTAAATAGGATTAAGCTTCTCATGGAGAGCAAAGGCATATCCAGAACATCAAGTCGCAGTACTGTTGAGACGAAGAGCAAAACTCATGTGTTCACAAACGGAGACAGATCTGACGTGGAGACAAACAAGATCTATGAAGTCTTAGATATTGTGACAAGGAtgattggagaagaaaaagaaaaagaagacagtTATGTTTACTGTATCTCGAAGTTGAGACCAGAGACTCTAGTTAAGAGCAGAAGCAATTCACCAAGAAGACATTCGGTAAGGCTCGCCACATGTTTTGGTTTGATCTCTACGGAAACAGGCAGAACAGTTATGGTGAGGAATAGCACGAGAATCTGCAGAAAATGTCATGAGTTCTTGGAAAAAGCGTCGAAAATGACGAGAAGAGAGATCGTTGTGGGAGATTCCAAGATTTTTCATCACTTCTCCAATGGTCGCTGCTCGTGTGGGAATTACTGGTGAAAACACAGTTTGTGGCTAAAGTAGGTCTATGTTATCCAACAAATGTAAAAAGAAGAACACATGTTTTggcaatatatatagaaaaaagaatCCTCTTATTGCTAAAACAGAGCAAAAGCAGAGAAACAATATTTATGAAACAGagtaaaacataacaaaatactAGACATATACACACAGTTTGATCCTGATAAAAGCTGAGAAGAAAGTTTCAATCTCTAAGTGAACAGAGCAGAGTGGTCTAGGGATGGTTGAAGAAGT
The sequence above is a segment of the Camelina sativa cultivar DH55 chromosome 10, Cs, whole genome shotgun sequence genome. Coding sequences within it:
- the LOC104716618 gene encoding DDB1- and CUL4-associated factor 8-like isoform X3 translates to MSESAKRVRSKINGVHHPVVDFWRREVGGISSRNFSNRFSASENLVLRLEIYKKLEKHKGCVNTVSFNAEGDVLISGSDDWRVILWDWQLGNVKLSFHSGHANNVFQAKFMPFSDDRTIVTCAADGMVRRANILEGGKVKTSFLGLHQGRAHKLCIEPGNPHVFYTCGEDGLVQRFDLRTEAPTELLTCQSVDPKRRNMEAIQLNTIAIDPRNSNLFVVGGMNEYARLYDIRRIQRGGLNGSTHPADHFCPPHLVGNEDVGITGLAFSEQSELLVSYNDEFIYLFAPDMGLGSNPIPASSKSSVSKSESASSPKDENEQSVPMVYKGHKNSETVKGVTFFGPRSEYVVSGSDCGRIFTWRKKTGELIRVMEGDRDVVNCIEPHPHIPVLASSGIESDIKVWTSKAAERAILPENIELVSNTPRGWMYRVSTRRELLAQLFAMQSRRSRSSPEREGEPSRGRARLNLIRTFNYESSDENATDDGDGNSHEDFFS
- the LOC104716618 gene encoding DDB1- and CUL4-associated factor 8-like isoform X2; translated protein: MSESAKRVRSKINGVHHPVVDFWRREVGGISSRNFSNRFSASENLVLRLEIYKKLEKHKGCVNTVSFNAEGDVLISGSDDWRVILWDWQLGNVKLSFHSGHANNVFQAKFMPFSDDRTIVTCAADGMVRRANILEGGKVKTSFLGLHQGRAHKLCIEPGNPHVFYTCGEDGLVQRFDLRTEAPTELLTCQSVDPKRRNMEAIQLNTIAIDPRNSNLFVVGGMNEYARLYDIRRIQRGGLNGSTHPADHFCPPHLVGNEDVGITGLAFSEQSELLVSYNDEFIYLFAPDMGLGSNPIPASSKSSVSKSESASSPKDENEQSVPMVYKGHKNSETVKGVTFFGPRSEYVVSGSDCGRIFTWRKKTGELIRVMEGDRDVVNCIEPHPHIPVLASSGIESDIKVWTSKAAERAILPENIELPKQTRLGDGCTVYLHGGNYWHNSSRCKAEEAGVVQREKENHPVEEHVLILSAPSIMRAAMRMQLMMAMVIAMRTSSLKNYFGNEFVNICFSPFRNQTNALFFFFWVLHC
- the LOC104716618 gene encoding DDB1- and CUL4-associated factor 8-like isoform X1 is translated as MSESAKRVRSKINGVHHPVVDFWRREVGGISSRNFSNRFSASENLVLRLEIYKKLEKHKGCVNTVSFNAEGDVLISGSDDWRVILWDWQLGNVKLSFHSGHANNVFQAKFMPFSDDRTIVTCAADGMVRRANILEGGKVKTSFLGLHQGRAHKLCIEPGNPHVFYTCGEDGLVQRFDLRTEAPTELLTCQSVDPKRRNMEAIQLNTIAIDPRNSNLFVVGGMNEYARLYDIRRIQRGGLNGSTHPADHFCPPHLVGNEDVGITGLAFSEQSELLVSYNDEFIYLFAPDMGLGSNPIPASSKSSVSKSESASSPKDENEQSVPMVYKGHKNSETVKGVTFFGPRSEYVVSGSDCGRIFTWRKKTGELIRVMEGDRDVVNCIEPHPHIPVLASSGIESDIKVWTSKAAERAILPENIELLPSRFRFGIHRLISFLSSPEYEDNLFGYGMDIIIDENEGEDESIDDAEDEDDDDDDDSDYSSGLDDNDSDDDMDSDDDDMDSDDECFNEIDNNGGSETNVVDSVSGSHQDDDDDDDV
- the LOC104716619 gene encoding pentatricopeptide repeat-containing protein At4g35130, chloroplastic-like — its product is MAATLLSRCNRIYTYEACKCVSSENHQTTGKQNGNRNLEFDSRLSKPTRMVLRKRFQQLNDPALTRALRGFADSGLMDDALQLFDGMNKADAFVWNVMIRGYTSFGFYTKAVQFYCRMVFAGIKADSFTYPFVIKSVAGILSAEDGKKIHAMVIKLGFVSDVYVCNSLISMYMKLGCAWDAEKVFNEMPERDIVSWNSLISGYLALDDGVRSLMLFKEMLICGFKPDRFSIMSALGACCSYVYSPKMGKEIHCHALRSRIETGDVMVLTSVLDMYSKYGEVSCAERIFNGMSQRNIVAWNVMVGCYARNGRVIDAFLCFQKMSEQNGLQPDVITLINLLPACGILEGRTIHGYAIRRGFLPHLVLETALIDMYGEYGQLKSAEVIFDRMAEKNFVSWNSIIAAYVENGKNYSALELFQELWDSSLVLDSTTIASILPAYAECLSLSEGRQIHAYIVKSRYVSNTIILNSLIHMYAMCGDLDDARKCFNHVLVKDVVSWNSIIMAYAVHGFGRISVCLFSEMIASKVNPNKSTFASLLAACSVTGMVDEGWEYFEMMKREYGIDPGIEHYGYMMDLIGRTGNFNAAKRFIEEMSFVPTPRIWGSLLNASRNHMDINVAEFAAEHLFKMEHDNTGCYVLLLNMYAEAGRWEDVNRIKLLMESKGISRTSSRSTVETKSKTHVFTNGDRSDVETNKIYEVLDIVTRMIGEEKEKEDSYVYCISKLRPETLVKSRSNSPRRHSVRLATCFGLISTETGRTVMVRNSTRICRKCHEFLEKASKMTRREIVVGDSKIFHHFSNGRCSCGNYW